The nucleotide sequence TCAGTCCAAGTAATGGATCGAAATGTAAAAAAAGGAATCCATTTAAATCGAGCGGCTAGCTAAACTTGAACTTTTAATGAGTTAAATGTTCCTAAGCTGTTCTAAGCTAACAAACTTCTAAATTATCATTGAGATTTGGCCAATTGTCTCGTGGTTGCGTTTAAATTTGGACTAAAACTTACTGGACTGCTACGTTTCGTTAAGGACTAAAATGTGATTTGGACTGTTTTTTCATTGGTTTGGAAGACTTCGATTTTTGTTGGGTTTTCTGTTTGCTTTATTGAGAACTTGGAACTTCTTTCGaaagttttcaatttgattttagtCATTTTTTTTACGTACCGATCATAACCCGGGCTGGGACTGCATTCCATTCCAGCCAAAATGTGATAAACGACGAGGTGACCAATATAATGCCAGGTATGAAAACGGTTGTAAAATAATACGCACGATCACGGGTAAATGTCAACTCGACCTGTAGGCAACTGTAATTACCTTAAGAAACAAGGCCGGAATTATGCATTATGCAAATTCGGCCAAGGGttaacacacgcacacacacagagacaaacagagagagagagatagagagataTATAGATAGAGAGGCCTAATTGTAGGAACTATACTCCGCTAAGGACCTTACACTAGCCTGTACTTTtcccgattttttttttgtgttggctTACTTTGGCTAAACTATACTCGTACTTTCAGAAGGAAACAAATATGTAATGTTAAAAGTGAACTAAACTTGTGGTTCGGTAATTTAGGTAATGCTTTCCAGATTTTTTGGGTGGGATGGCTCTCATTCAAGGTACAGAACCCATGCAGCAAACCTTAAAATCTAGAATCCTTTTGGTGTGGGCATACTTTGAGTGGGCACtgtatttcaaatatatatgtttattacTACTACGTTGGCcgcattgaaatgaaatggaaaagtgaCAATTAGAAATcataaaatgtacaaattaCATTACAGAAGGGCAATCGAAAAAGGCAAATGCTACGAAAGGCGGAAAGAAAATCAATTCTCAATGGCGtacaaaattgatttttggtTCGGTTAATTTCTTAAAAGTACGTATTTTTATTAAGAgtatttggttttgtttggtgTGAGAGATATAGAGAGCGAGGGCAAAAATTGGTTATGGTTTTTGGTatggtttttcattttgtttaaattgattgattggttttttttttggtattgtTACCTATCATCGATCTAGCTGGCACGGCATTCCATTCTAGCCAGAAAGTTATAAAGGACGACGTCACCAATATAATGCCGGGTATAAAAACGGTGGTGAAATAGAATGCACGATCTCTGGTAAAGATTAAATCGACCCTAAGACAGCTGTAGTTCCCTAGGGGCattattttttgcatttcgggtttttgtttttgttggttgATTTgtagcgttttttttttttttataaaagagTAGGTGTGGGAAGGTAGACAAAGAGTAGACCATTAGATAGGCATTGgatttacaatatttttgtagATTCTTTGCTAAAATGTATAAGCTGCAAAAGCAAGTCTAGCCAAGATCTGAGACTACGTAagtaaataagaaaaataattattattttaaagccAAGCCAAAGAATGGAGTACTAAACTGAGAAGGTCCGTTTTGCACGAAAAAACCTAAAATAATTGTATGGAATTTGCCGTTTTTGTATGTTGTACAAAGTAAATACCAGTTTACCATCAAAAACACTACGATTACTAAAGAGCAAAACATTTCCCGGTTGTAATTTCTTTGGCTAATACAAAGTATAAGCAAATGAAGTGATTGGCATTCGATTACTGGCAATTGCGATCCCAATGACTTACCTCTCCAGCTGTTCTGATCGCAGGCCGTCGTTTGATTCTTGATTAAGTACGCGTTCAATGTGGTCAGCGAAGGACTCTTCCGCAGAGTGTCCTCATCGTTTTTCCAGACGTACTTGATTTGGGCCTCCTCGTAGGAAACTGTACGATAGATGAAAGAGAAATTCAGCTTTAAGAATCACTGCTTCGCACAATTGGATTAGATTCTCAGCCCCCGCAAGTAATCCCAtcacaatattattaattaattagatTTATCTAAATAGGCGGGCACACACAAATGCATATTGTCTGGGCCATTTGTTTTGGGGACTCTAGGGGGGCCAGACccagtaaattaaatcatatttgACAAACAAGCCGTGACAAGCGGGCAAAAGGCGAAATGCGAAAGGCACAGCACTTCGATGGATGTTTTGCCACTCATAGATGACAATCTCGGCAGGAAccgacatcatcatcatcttcctCTCAAAGTAATTTACGATGTGGCTCACGTTCTTAGCCGATGTTTCCAAGCGGGTTGGGAACCGGAAACAACTTTCGCAAAACAATGTAAAGACAAAAACGCCACAACAAGGCTGACTGTTGTGTGTGTATGACGATGTGTGTgggtatgtgtgcgtgtggcaGGCAGTCAGCCTTGTTAGTCACTTTGTCAGCTTTTGTCGTTTAGCCCCCTTCGGCCCCATCGCCTCCTCCATTGTTGCAtgaacacacatacacacacacacacacacaaagaagCAAATAGGCAAATGCAGATGGTGGCTAAGATTTCCCATGAGTGGCAGTCAACACGCTCGCCTGCCCATCTTTTTATCATCAGGACGTCAACATCTTGAGGTTCCCTCTCAACACTTTGAAATTGTCACATCATTTATACATTAATCCCACTTCAGTtgtattgttttaaaaatacattacTCTCAACACTTGCTTGTGACATCTTTCTTTATGTAATccaatataattttaatttcaatggcAATTTAAGTTCCAGCCACCTTTAGAGGTATAatcatattttcattatattatGTTTGATTCAGTTATAGCATCACTAATATTCAGAATTTTGTCTATAAACTGCCCAGATATTCGTATTTCTTAaaagatatttattttaagtatttctttaaaaatgaGAATAACTTACTGCTCTCCATGGAGAAGGAACACTTGGGGTCATCGAATGGAAATATATGAAGACTTCCCTGGCAGGATAAGATCAGGTGACGTCTACagggaaaattgcaaaaaattggtttaattaaatatacaaatacatcACTTTTTCATGTGCATAAAAACTTcatattttctgttaaattttcaagttcaaattcaattcaatttaaattttcttgaATTCAAAGAGCTATTTTCTGCCTATGTGCTAAATTCTCTAGAAAAAtattaactttaaaataattaatatagtTTATCCTTAATATATTTgtgaattttgttttcaatgcATAACtatagtaaaatatttttgaccTTATAATTCTTTGAATTTAGTCCCCGAGCAATTTCATGCTTGTCTTTGCCACTTAAAATtggtttaaataaatatacaaatacatcACTTTTTCATGTGCATAAAAACTTCATATCTTCTGTTAAATTTTCAAGttcaaattcatttcaatttaaattctatTGATTTCACAGAGCTATTGTCTGCCTATGGGCTAAATTCTCtaggaaaatatttactttagaATAATTAATATAGTTTATCCTTAATATATTTgtgaattttgttttcaatgcATAACtatagtaaaatatttttgactttataattctttgaattttttccCCGAGCAATTTCATGCTTGTCTTTGCCACTTAATATCACGCTTTGTTCGGCAACATCAATTCATAATTTTCCACCCCGTGTCGCTGTCGCTTTTCCAGCAAGTTTTTCCGACGTTTCTCCTTGTCGGCTATGCAAACAGCAAAAGGGAAATGCTGGACCAGAAAATGCTGGGGAAAGtaaattgcaactgcaacttatATTAATTGCTGGACGACACTTTTGCGCCATGCAGTCAATTGGAAAAGTtctgttgaattaaaaatgtagACAAGTTGGCAAAACGAGAGGCAGTGAGCGAGAAAAGGGAAGGGTAAGACAAACAAGAGCATCCAACAAATGTTGGTCATATTGTGAAAAGTTCCTCGCTTTTTTTCCCCATACGAGCATGCATTTTGCAGCTGGCGAGGAATTGGGATATATGTACTTTGTACCtgggcaaatatttacataccTACTTTCACTTTACATTTTACTCATATTCACCTATTTTCCAGCCTTCTACATTTCTTGTGCTATTTTTCATTACGGCCTCGTATGTTTGCCTGGCTAGCTTTTGGTATATATTTTGTGTGCCCTTTCCTCAAATTTTCCGCTAGCCAGCAAGCTagcgagcaaaaaaaaaggtggaaaatTGAGCAAAAGCAAGTGAAAAAGCAAAgagaataaaaaaatattgccGCTTCGCCTGTCATCTTGCTATCCCTAATGAATATGAACTTTGAgcgaaaatttgcattttctggCGCCATTAAAGCCGCTTAGCCCGGCCTCGTCTCGTCGgattttgtataaaaaattcATTCATATTCAAATCGGGCTACAGAGCAGACACACACCTCATTGCGTACGTAATGGTCCCGTTCCGAAATATTCTTAAAGCGAAATGCATTGGTATGATGGGATCCTTGAAATCGCCATGCATAATGAAATACGTATCCGGCGTCCAGATGCTATCATGATGATGCAGAGCATTTAAGAAGTCATAATGAGACTTATTGCCATATTGCAGTCGCGGATCGTTCCATTGCTGGTTCAGCAGAAATTCAACCTCGTATTTCTGCAAGCAATCaattcaatataaataaaatatttattacattttcacAATCCATCCGCAGGACTCACCAAACTGCTTTCGTCGGGCGATGCTAAGCTCAGGAGCAGCACGTTCACGTTCACCGTCAGAGTGCCTATTAAAAAAGGATTTCAATTCACACGGTTGTGGTCTACttaacatatattttattgaagtGCCAAGTgccagaaaaataaaatgtttaactaCCCGGAGAGGCGATAAATGCAAAATGTCTACTGAAAATTTGATTATGGAAATGTACAACTTAATCATCTTTCATCAAACTAAATAAGATGGAGATTGACTGCTCCAAAGAACTCATCATTGAGTAATAAGACGAAATctataaaaaatcaaaaggcAGTAAGAAAAGAAGACTTCATACTTGAAAATAAGATAGGTCATCGAATGAAAGTAAGAAGTACAGATACAAAGTGCATctacataatataaaaatccGCGAGAGTACACCAACCGCGATTGTGTGGTCTCCGTGCATTTTGATTAGTTGCCATATCGGGCGATTGCAAGCCACAGCAAAAGTCTTCATCTGCAAAAACGAATTGAATTAGATTGAATCATTTCGAGAACAAATGTTTAACTTTAATCTCATCAGTTTTTCCGATCTAAACCATTCTCttgcattgttattttataCTTTCCATTCGTAACAAAAGCAATTTTCCAACCGCTCAAAGAATGTCATGTAATGATTTTCCAAAGTATAAGCATGTCGAAGAAAATGTAATTGCATTGCATAGATGGTTTGGCTCAAGATAGTGGCCACCCGAACCCCAAAGTTTCCACATCTTTTGTGCATCACATCCATGGCCGTGGAGCCATTaactttaattgattttatagTGTCCATATGTCGTGGCCTGGCTCCTCCAATTGTTGTCTGCAGGATGTCATTTGGCAACCCCTCTTACGAAAGCAACTCTTAATGGCACAAACACTGTGTGTAGTTTTTCCCCAGTCTCCACTTAGTAAAATTGGACATTTAATCGCAACAATGTAAAAATGGCGGATAATTTCTGAAACTTCTTACCATTTACAGGCGGCAGTAATCGTTTATCGTAGCGCTTCTTCTCAAGCAGTAAATCTAATATTTCCTTATCCGAACTGGACTCATCAAATCTGTAGAACACGAGaaaatcattttgaaaatttatagACCTTATTACGATCAGTGTTGTTAACTTGTGTTAGTAATTGACAAAATATAAAGTTGTTATTTTCCCAAGGAATCTTTTATGTACAACAGTTTTGTGTGCTGTTTTCAAGTAGATGGGAAGATTTTAAGCCGAACAATTAAAGTATAATATCAAAGAACTCATAAGTAGGTAAGCAGttaaaataatacaattttttaaattctttaatgaGAGTCTAAGAACTCCTTTAGGTTttagaaattctaaaaattATCTCTTAATCCAGAGAGAGTAAAATAGTTGACTTGCTATGAAGTAGTTGGCaaagcattttattttatgcaaCTCATAAAGTTTATTTCAAATTGCATGCATAACATCAGCAGAACGAAGCTGAGAAAAACCAATTACCTCAACTGGAAatcaaataaactaaaaaaactATAGTGTGTGCAGAAAACGAAACTTAATAATTCCAGAAAGAGAGATAACGAAAAACTCGAGTTTTCTCTTTTTCCGAATAATTCTCAGCTTttggtatttctttttttttagagatGGAAGGAGGTGTGCATTAACTTACTTCGACCAATCGATGCCATGACTGAAAGAatttcaaaaaggaaaaaataaatagaacaATTTTTGTACGTGTTGTGAAAAGGATTGCCAGGCGATACAGAATGAAAGAAATATGAAGAGATAGATGGATAGTTGGGAAAATAGAGAGGCTGTGTGGGCGAGTTGAAGGtaacaaaatcaaatggcaGTATTCCGAAATGAATTGGGGTGTTCTAATGAATTCACCGAGTTCGCCCCGAATCTAGGACTTGTAGTACCGATTCAAAATTGTTGATAAGTTCATAGGGCACCTATATAATATAGTAGTCTGATCCTGCTCGTTTCGACTTAGATACTAAAGTTTAAAGCAGATAGCGTTAGGACTAAGAGGCTAGAAACGGACGCACATGACAGGCGGAGAAACGGATACCCTGTACAAACTATATCAGGCTGTTGATactgatcaaaaatatatatgctaaATAAGCTCGGATTGCCGAATCTAGATTCCTTCTATGTccatatttcaattaaaagaaTTCAAGGCGAACTTTTGGCTTTGCGTGACTCTGTACTGATATTATGCGATTTATCCTGCACTCACATGGGATGCTTGTCGAGGGCACCCGTCTCCGACTGCGTGGCAGCTGCCGTGGACGCGGTGGTCAGATAACAAAGCATCAGGAGCACACTGGAGGCGGCGTAGAAGCTGATCGACTGGCTGTAGTGCTTGTAGTGCTGGCCGAGATACTGGAAGGCGGCTGCCGAGGTGGCCGCTGCAGTAGCGCCGACATTCGCAATGATGGCCGCTGACATGGTGGCGGGCATTTGGGTCTCGGCATACGGATGTTCTTGCCACGCCCGGTACGCTAGGGGCTGGCGATCCTGGACAGGACTCAGGTCCTCGTGCTTTTGGAGCGTTTTCGCTAGGGCGGCGAGGGCGTGAAAATGCAGGGATATTGCCGAAAGTTTGGTGATGCTTGCAGGATGCGCTGCAGGATCTGGCTGGCGCCTCCGCCGGCGGACATTGTGTTGCTGCCAATGCTGCCCATCCTCATGCCGCTCGGCGACTTGAATCGTTGTTGCCGCAATATCGATTCCGATTCTGCCCGCCGCCGTATCGACAATGGATCCTTGCCGCGCCAACGCGTCCTCGCCTTCGTCCTTGTGCGTTTCAGCCACTTGACTACTACTGTGCTTGTTGTTCTCCTGACGTGCCTGCCGTATCGTTAAAAGCACTTGAGCCGCCGCCTTCAGATGTTCGGGCCCGGTTGCTGGCTCTTTTTGGGCCTCAGCCtctgtttcagtttctgtttctgctcCTGCGTCTGTTGCTATTGCTACTACTGCTGCTACTTCTGTTTGTGTTTCGGTTTGCGTTTTATGGTTTTGTTGATAGTTATCCTTGATTTTGATGTCCTCAGCTGGCTTGTCGTTGTTTCCTCTGACAGCGACCTTGCCTCTGGTCCCCGCTGCTgctttttccgcttttccacgGCATTGGTTGCGCCTCAGTTGCCTGCTTCTCGGTTTGTGGGGCTGCTCTTTGGCCGCTTCAAAGACGCAGCCCATGTTACGAAAACTGCAAAGAAAGGGGTATTATTTTTACGATATGTCAATCACTTTCCTATCTTATACACTTTACTTTAAGAAATATTgctaaagaaaatataactttGGTAATATTACGTTTCCTGACTCTTATTTAAGATTAAACAAATAATGTGGACATTTATTGCCATCAAAATgtacttttttaatttaaaacattcaAACGTATTgaaagaattttaaaatattgaaaatactttataataaaataattaaaagtcAGAACAATTAGGTAAGgtgcaatatttataatcaGAAATTCGTACAAGTAAACGACTGTCAAAATGCcgttcacaaatatttttgagAAATACTATGAGAAAGCTGTTTTGTCGCGGTTTCAATTTAACTGCACCCCCGCCAAACTAATTAACCTCGGCGAAAGCAATTCGCGCGTCACAATctgaaataaaaatctatcgTCACCCACTTGATTGTCGTTCCAATGACTTGGCTGCATCAACACTCGCGGCGGTACATATAGGATTTGATTGATGTGGCAATATTGGATTGCTTCGGCCCAACGACCACGCCCACCTGCGTGCACACCCAGCCGTAAATGTCAGTTGCCAAAATAACATGGAGTTCTGTAACGGATTTACGACTGCCACAGGAAAACTTTAATTTTCCAGGTAATTTCAAGCAAAAGCTGGCACTTCGTACAATTCCATGATATTAGTTGACTGCAGCGTTTTCACAAATTACATGGACAAGTCTCCTTGTTGAGGACTCGTGATAGGCTAAAGCATGAATATAATAAGGTGTATATCCACTCTTATGAGATATATCTTTATTACCATAAAGATACataatatatagtatataatatataatatatacataaatccTAGTCAAGCTCAAACTAATTTTAGTAGTaatatttcacatttattaAAGGTACAAGGTATGTACTTTCTAAGTCTCAAGCTGTTATCCCTAATTCAACtgaaaaatgttgccaaaagTGATAAAACTAGTTTGGTCTACCATAGTGCAAGCGGTTTAGGCCAGAACCAAAAAACGAATGTCAGTCAGGCAGTCAATGGGCCAAAcgaatttttattgttgcctGTCAAAGGCTGTCTTTTCGCTGCCTCTCGGTTGTTGCCAATTCAGTGGTTGTCAGCTTGTGGCCAACTCAGGAAtgaatgcaattttcatttcgaCCAAAAGTGTACATATGTGTAGTCTTCAAGTAAGTACAAGTTGGGCtatattttgacatttttccaaCATGCAAAGACCTAAACGGCCATTGCTCCAAGTGAAATGAATACCGACCttagaaattcaatttccgATTTTGGGCTAAATAAAACTGAAGAATAAAACGACATCCATTGAGAACGGAGTGATTTGGGTCTGATAAGTTATTTTGGTACACATGCCGTGCATGTTTGAACACatgttttttaaatgaaatataatcGGCTTTTGTACAATTCGCATAAGCTGCTTAagaaaactttattttaatacTGTTGGTAGAAGTTTACAGATTAAGAATCCAGAAAACATGGAAGCAAACCGCACTCAATTTAAACTTGATTGTCCGAACAGCTTATTCTCAACCATATGGAAAAGCCAGTGAAAAACTTTGACATGAGTGAGTCGGTTCTCTGTCTTTCTCCCCATTTCCACTTTTAATCAAAGAAAAACCGCAGAAAACGCAGACAAACCCACTAAAGCGGGTACTCAGTGGCTTTGGGTTATCCGTTAGCCACCGTATTCAGGGTCTTCATTATACATTTATTCGATTTTTACGTGACTTTGGCCATAAAGCACAAAAATAAACCCCAAGACAGTAGATAGCAAAAGTAATAGGCATAGAAACTAGGCAAAGTCAAAGAAGTGGGCTCGTAAATGGGTCCCATATACAAATTGCTACCGATACAGTTTATACGTGTTTTCCTTGACCCCATAcacatgcatatacatatacatatatagctaTACTCACTCACCCACATGTGTCAGGACAATTATTGGCCTCAATCTATTTTAAACGCTTGTGTTCGACTTTTCATTTGTTTCCGTGGTGTTGCACCAAAATTGTCAAAACTTTAACTGAATGAGCAAACTTTTCGGGCAAAGCAGAATGCTTTGagcagcgaaaaaaaataagggtAGAAGATATAAAAATGACTGACCATAGATCAGTTCACAACTGGCTTCCTTTGAATCCTTCCTGGCCCTCCCCGCTGATATCCTTCATGGCTTCCGGGGCATAAATTTACACAAACCGCGCTCGAGAGTCCGACGACTGCAGTTTGGCCAAAGTTAATCCTGCCATCGTCTGGCGGCCGGAAACGGCGCCAACTGACAGCCCAAGCCAACAACTAACCCGAAACACAACCAATCCTTTCACATCCCTTCGTCCCTTTCCTCGTTCTGGCCTTAGTCTATAGTCTATTTCGttgtgcatttcatttttcgcTCTCGactttttcatatttttagtggagcAACTTTTCATATTCCGCATCTGAATCTTTATTTTGTATCTCCATTTTGTTGGACTGCGACTTGTTCAgtcaatttaataatttgctGCTAGTTTTTGCCTCCCCTCTACAAATTTTTTGACACTGTGGGGATTTGCCAGCAAcattatttgcatactttttgggcGGGCACTTTTGTTGCGGTGGCCACATGTCGGATACTTAATATCCCTCTGACCAACAAACATTTCGAGCACGTTTTGTGCTGGATCAGCTTTAATGCCCTAATTTGCAATTTTGCCCAAATCAAGCGGCAATCCAATTAGATGGCAGTCCGACACTTTTGAAGCTGGCCAGagttaattgaaaattccattaaatttGATGGAAGCGAAACTATTTGTCGGGATGAGTAATTGCAATTCACAGCTGATGTTCAGTGGGAAAGAGTTCGTTGGTAATTGGAGTAATTCCAATTTAGTTAAATGAAGTTGCGATCTCAATTTTATAATGGATTATCTGCTAACGcttttataaattatgaaGCGATTCAGGTAACCAAAACTGCTGAATTAGGTCTTTAAGGTGATTCCATTTACCCAAATCTCTTTTGTCGAAAAACCTTTTaaggaaaatattcaaaaattgcCGTAAAGGAACAAGGCTCGGTCACAGACCAATGGGTAAGCtcagtaaacaaaaaaaaataaataaaaactttaccCACAACAATAGCAACGAGCAACAATTACAAACAACTTGTTATCGATTTTTTGAGCTTCAGTGTTTGCCATGGCGCCATTGTTCGAAGTCACGAACTTTCCAGTGACAGAAAAGACAAGAGCAAAATAAAGTTGATTAAACCCATTGAAAATATTCCCTGACTTTTAACGTAGCCTATATAGCCACGTATATACGAAGATTGTGGGCGGCAAACCAGAAAGGCTAAATGGGGGCATTGTTGTGTTGAAGGCAGCTCAACAAATTATGAATGTGGACAACTCAACAAATTGAGAATTTATCCATTGTTCTGAACAGAGAGAAAATCTTTTAACAAGTAAAGTGAAATGCCTACTAAATAGCATTTGAAGAATGTTACGTTCTTATTTAACAGTTTACTCTTTATTACAATTATATTCtggaatttttatttgacaGTTCATTAACAACCATCCATGTTAATTTTTCTGATGATATacctttttttaaaaatatatattcttatataaattttacaaaattctCTCCGTGTTTTAATGGTCGTATATTAGGTTAATCCTTTAGTTCTGGTCATCCTACATTTACATCGATGTCCTGTGCTTCAATCAAATTGAAACTGCATACAtgaaattcatatttaatgaGCTTAGTTCACCGCTGGCCATAATGGACCATAATCTGTTGcattaaaagttattaaaatgtCATGGCAAATACCAAAATTGCATGGCCTGGCAAATGTGGTAATTGAAGAAGGGCACTTGACCCACTTTtcccagccagccagcaaattgaaattggaaaTTGGCAGTAAGAGCAATCTGCATGCTGGCATGCC is from Drosophila melanogaster chromosome 3L and encodes:
- the pHCl-1 gene encoding pH-sensitive chloride channel 1, isoform K translates to MGCVFEAAKEQPHKPRSRQLRRNQCRGKAEKAAAGTRGKVAVRGNNDKPAEDIKIKDNYQQNHKTQTETQTEVAAVVAIATDAGAETETETEAEAQKEPATGPEHLKAAAQVLLTIRQARQENNKHSSSQVAETHKDEGEDALARQGSIVDTAAGRIGIDIAATTIQVAERHEDGQHWQQHNVRRRRRQPDPAAHPASITKLSAISLHFHALAALAKTLQKHEDLSPVQDRQPLAYRAWQEHPYAETQMPATMSAAIIANVGATAAATSAAAFQYLGQHYKHYSQSISFYAASSVLLMLCYLTTASTAAATQSETGALDKHPIFDESSSDKEILDLLLEKKRYDKRLLPPVNGTLTVNVNVLLLSLASPDESSLKYEVEFLLNQQWNDPRLQYGNKSHYDFLNALHHHDSIWTPDTYFIMHGDFKDPIIPMHFALRIFRNGTITYAMRRHLILSCQGSLHIFPFDDPKCSFSMESISYEEAQIKYVWKNDEDTLRKSPSLTTLNAYLIKNQTTACDQNSWRGNYSCLRVDLIFTRDRAFYFTTVFIPGIILVTSSFITFWLEWNAVPARSMIGVTTMLNFFTTSNGFRSTLPVVSNLTAMNVWDGVCMCFIYASLLEFVCVNYVGRKRPLHNVVYRPGENPVTQRLPAVLSRIGVILASPLGEKRQNAGAPNEIVACTTCGGSNSPCTHSANNGCATETCFVQVRKKEPPHPIRVAKTIDVIARITFPTAYAIFLIFFFVHYKGFS
- the pHCl-1 gene encoding pH-sensitive chloride channel 1, isoform G; this translates as MGCVFEAAKEQPHKPRSRQLRRNQCRGKAEKAAAGTRGKVAVRGNNDKPAEDIKIKDNYQQNHKTQTETQTEVAAVVAIATDAGAETETETEAEAQKEPATGPEHLKAAAQVLLTIRQARQENNKHSSSQVAETHKDEGEDALARQGSIVDTAAGRIGIDIAATTIQVAERHEDGQHWQQHNVRRRRRQPDPAAHPASITKLSAISLHFHALAALAKTLQKHEDLSPVQDRQPLAYRAWQEHPYAETQMPATMSAAIIANVGATAAATSAAAFQYLGQHYKHYSQSISFYAASSVLLMLCYLTTASTAAATQSETGALDKHPIHGIDWSKFDESSSDKEILDLLLEKKRYDKRLLPPVNDEDFCCGLQSPDMATNQNARRPHNRGTLTVNVNVLLLSLASPDESSLKYEVEFLLNQQWNDPRLQYGNKSHYDFLNALHHHDSIWTPDTYFIMHGDFKDPIIPMHFALRIFRNGTITYAMRRHLILSCQGSLHIFPFDDPKCSFSMESISYEEAQIKYVWKNDEDTLRKSPSLTTLNAYLIKNQTTACDQNSWRGNYSCLRVDLIFTRDRAFYFTTVFIPGIILVTSSFITFWLEWNAVPARSMIGVTTMLNFFTTSNGFRSTLPVVSNLTAMNVWDGVCMCFIYASLLEFVCVNYVGRKRPLHNVVYRPGENPVTQPVSMP
- the pHCl-1 gene encoding pH-sensitive chloride channel 1, isoform F, coding for MGCVFEAAKEQPHKPRSRQLRRNQCRGKAEKAAAGTRGKVAVRGNNDKPAEDIKIKDNYQQNHKTQTETQTEVAAVVAIATDAGAETETETEAEAQKEPATGPEHLKAAAQVLLTIRQARQENNKHSSSQVAETHKDEGEDALARQGSIVDTAAGRIGIDIAATTIQVAERHEDGQHWQQHNVRRRRRQPDPAAHPASITKLSAISLHFHALAALAKTLQKHEDLSPVQDRQPLAYRAWQEHPYAETQMPATMSAAIIANVGATAAATSAAAFQYLGQHYKHYSQSISFYAASSVLLMLCYLTTASTAAATQSETGALDKHPIHGIDWSKFDESSSDKEILDLLLEKKRYDKRLLPPVNDEDFCCGLQSPDMATNQNARRPHNRGTLTVNVNVLLLSLASPDESSLKYEVEFLLNQQWNDPRLQYGNKSHYDFLNALHHHDSIWTPDTYFIMHGDFKDPIIPMHFALRIFRNGTITYAMRRHLILSCQGSLHIFPFDDPKCSFSMESISYEEAQIKYVWKNDEDTLRKSPSLTTLNAYLIKNQTTACDQNSWRGNYSCLRVDLIFTRDRAFYFTTVFIPGIILVTSSFITFWLEWNAVPARSMIGVTTMLNFFTTSNGFRSTLPVVSNLTAMNVWDGVCMCFIYASLLEFVCVNYVGRKRPLHNVVYRPGENPVTQRLPAVLSRIGVILASPLPGEKRQNAGAPNEIVACTTCGGSNSPCTHSANNGCATETCFVQVRKKEPPHPIRVAKTIDVIARITFPTAYAIFLIFFFVHYKGFS
- the pHCl-1 gene encoding pH-sensitive chloride channel 1, isoform C: MGCVFEAAKEQPHKPRSRQLRRNQCRGKAEKAAAGTRGKVAVRGNNDKPAEDIKIKDNYQQNHKTQTETQTEVAAVVAIATDAGAETETETEAEAQKEPATGPEHLKAAAQVLLTIRQARQENNKHSSSQVAETHKDEGEDALARQGSIVDTAAGRIGIDIAATTIQVAERHEDGQHWQQHNVRRRRRQPDPAAHPASITKLSAISLHFHALAALAKTLQKHEDLSPVQDRQPLAYRAWQEHPYAETQMPATMSAAIIANVGATAAATSAAAFQYLGQHYKHYSQSISFYAASSVLLMLCYLTTASTAAATQSETGALDKHPIHGIDWSKFDESSSDKEILDLLLEKKRYDKRLLPPVNDEDFCCGLQSPDMATNQNARRPHNRGTLTVNVNVLLLSLASPDESSLKYEVEFLLNQQWNDPRLQYGNKSHYDFLNALHHHDSIWTPDTYFIMHGDFKDPIIPMHFALRIFRNGTITYAMRRHLILSCQGSLHIFPFDDPKCSFSMESISYEEAQIKYVWKNDEDTLRKSPSLTTLNAYLIKNQTTACDQNSWRGKSLGSQLPVIECQSLHLLILCISQRNYNREMFCSLVIVVFLMVNWYLLCTTYKNGKFHTIILGFFVQNGPSQFSTPFFGLALK
- the pHCl-1 gene encoding pH-sensitive chloride channel 1, isoform E, with amino-acid sequence MGCVFEAAKEQPHKPRSRQLRRNQCRGKAEKAAAGTRGKVAVRGNNDKPAEDIKIKDNYQQNHKTQTETQTEVAAVVAIATDAGAETETETEAEAQKEPATGPEHLKAAAQVLLTIRQARQENNKHSSSQVAETHKDEGEDALARQGSIVDTAAGRIGIDIAATTIQVAERHEDGQHWQQHNVRRRRRQPDPAAHPASITKLSAISLHFHALAALAKTLQKHEDLSPVQDRQPLAYRAWQEHPYAETQMPATMSAAIIANVGATAAATSAAAFQYLGQHYKHYSQSISFYAASSVLLMLCYLTTASTAAATQSETGALDKHPIHGIDWSKFDESSSDKEILDLLLEKKRYDKRLLPPVNDEDFCCGLQSPDMATNQNARRPHNRGTLTVNVNVLLLSLASPDESSLKYEVEFLLNQQWNDPRLQYGNKSHYDFLNALHHHDSIWTPDTYFIMHGDFKDPIIPMHFALRIFRNGTITYAMRRHLILSCQGSLHIFPFDDPKCSFSMESISYEEAQIKYVWKNDEDTLRKSPSLTTLNAYLIKNQTTACDQNSWRGNYSCLRVDLIFTRDRAFYFTTVFIPGIILVTSSFITFWLEWNAVPARSMIGVTTMLNFFTTSNGFRSTLPVVSNLTAMNVWDGVCMCFIYASLLEFVCVNYVGRKRPLHNVVYRPGENPVTQPGEKRQNAGAPNEIVACTTCGGSNSPCTHSANNGCATETCFVQVRKKEPPHPIRVAKTIDVIARITFPTAYAIFLIFFFVHYKGFS